One genomic window of Corynebacterium diphtheriae includes the following:
- a CDS encoding cytochrome c biogenesis CcdA family protein, whose amino-acid sequence MNILASGLGESVADVASSGPLLLGILAAALAGFVSFASPCVIPLVPGYMSYLAGVVGAEVELSETGPRVRTRRWRVVGAALLFVLGFTVVFTLATATVFGAISALTLNAGTLMRIGGVVTIVMGLVFMGAVPMLQEEHRFSPRRWSTILGAPLLGGVFALGWTPCLGPTLAAIISVSAGTEGMTALRGVLLIIGYCVGLGIPFLIVALGSARVMMGLRKYSRIIQIIGGCALVLVGLALVSGQWAHFVNWVRQWTVEYGATLI is encoded by the coding sequence ACTAGGGGAAAGCGTCGCAGATGTCGCTTCCTCTGGTCCTCTCCTTTTAGGTATTTTGGCCGCTGCATTGGCAGGTTTTGTTTCCTTCGCGAGTCCTTGCGTCATCCCGCTTGTTCCTGGTTACATGTCCTATCTTGCAGGCGTTGTGGGCGCAGAAGTCGAGCTCAGTGAGACTGGCCCTCGGGTGCGCACTCGTCGATGGCGAGTTGTTGGTGCGGCTTTATTGTTCGTCCTTGGGTTCACGGTGGTATTTACTTTGGCCACGGCCACTGTTTTTGGTGCGATTAGTGCTCTGACATTAAATGCTGGCACTTTGATGCGTATCGGCGGTGTGGTCACTATCGTCATGGGACTTGTGTTCATGGGTGCGGTTCCGATGTTGCAGGAAGAGCACCGTTTTTCTCCTCGTCGGTGGTCGACAATTCTGGGTGCCCCGCTTCTGGGGGGAGTTTTCGCTTTGGGCTGGACTCCATGTTTGGGGCCTACGCTCGCCGCAATTATTTCTGTTTCCGCAGGTACTGAGGGTATGACCGCGTTGCGAGGTGTGCTGCTCATTATTGGTTATTGCGTGGGTTTGGGCATTCCTTTCCTTATTGTTGCGTTGGGTTCTGCTCGCGTGATGATGGGTCTGCGTAAGTATTCCCGCATTATTCAAATCATCGGTGGTTGTGCGTTGGTTTTGGTGGGGCTGGCGTTGGTGTCTGGGCAGTGGGCTCATTTTGTTAACTGGGTACGTCAATGGACCGTCGAGTACGGTGCCACGTTGATTTAA